In Aquimarina sp. TRL1, a single window of DNA contains:
- a CDS encoding cupredoxin domain-containing protein, with amino-acid sequence MKKIITLFTFVLAITFTASAQDVKTVTLEQTKGEFTQKQLTLSEGEYIFNIANHNAGTDVGFVLIPEGADASNPKNHIKEAYVKKVVTEGTTGSTKKVSLKKGTYSYFCPLNKTPQYTLIVE; translated from the coding sequence ATGAAAAAGATTATTACATTATTTACATTCGTTTTAGCGATTACATTTACAGCATCAGCTCAAGATGTTAAAACAGTTACTCTCGAGCAAACAAAAGGTGAATTCACTCAAAAACAACTGACTTTATCAGAAGGAGAATACATCTTCAATATCGCAAATCACAACGCAGGAACTGACGTAGGATTTGTTCTTATACCAGAAGGAGCAGATGCTTCTAATCCTAAAAACCACATCAAAGAAGCGTATGTAAAAAAAGTAGTTACAGAAGGAACGACAGGTAGCACCAAGAAAGTTTCTCTTAAGAAAGGAACTTACAGCTACTTTTGCCCTTTAAACAAAACTCCTCAATACACGCTTATTGTAGAGTAA
- a CDS encoding carboxymuconolactone decarboxylase family protein, translated as MSTFNVPTREEVSENNQAIFDNLNKALGFVPNLYATYAHSNTALENYLNFANAKTSLSAKEKEVVNLAVSQVNNCIYCLSAHTAIGKMNGFDDQQILELREGKASFDNKLDALAKLAKNVTENRGRADQNVVENFFNAGYSKGNLIDTIVLVGDKTISNYIHSTTQVPVDFPLAQPLETV; from the coding sequence ATGAGCACATTTAATGTTCCTACTAGAGAAGAAGTATCAGAAAACAATCAAGCTATTTTTGACAATTTAAATAAAGCACTAGGGTTTGTTCCTAATTTATATGCTACCTATGCACACAGTAACACGGCCTTAGAAAACTACCTTAATTTTGCCAATGCAAAAACTTCTCTTTCTGCAAAAGAAAAAGAAGTTGTAAACTTAGCAGTAAGCCAAGTTAACAACTGTATATACTGTTTATCTGCCCATACTGCTATTGGAAAGATGAATGGATTTGACGATCAACAAATACTAGAATTAAGAGAAGGAAAAGCTTCTTTTGACAATAAATTAGACGCTTTAGCTAAACTAGCTAAAAACGTTACTGAAAATAGAGGAAGAGCTGATCAGAATGTTGTGGAAAACTTCTTCAATGCAGGATACTCTAAAGGAAATTTAATAGATACTATCGTATTAGTAGGAGATAAGACAATTTCTAACTATATCCACAGTACTACTCAGGTTCCTGTAGACTTTCCATTAGCACAACCTTTGGAAACTGTTTAA
- a CDS encoding DoxX family membrane protein → MSSTKKIFPLVLRIIVAVTLIQTLRFKFTGHPDSVYIFSKVGLEPYGRIATGIAELIAGILLLIPKTVWIGATLSLGIIGGAILIHLTKLGIEINNDGGLLFFTAIITFILSAILLWIKRKDVSFF, encoded by the coding sequence ATGAGTAGCACTAAAAAGATCTTTCCATTAGTATTAAGAATTATAGTAGCAGTTACCCTTATCCAAACCTTACGATTTAAATTCACAGGACACCCCGATAGTGTATATATTTTTTCTAAGGTAGGTTTAGAACCATACGGTAGAATTGCCACTGGAATTGCTGAGCTTATTGCCGGGATCTTATTACTTATCCCTAAGACTGTATGGATCGGAGCAACTTTATCTCTGGGAATAATCGGTGGGGCAATTCTCATACATTTGACTAAGCTGGGGATTGAAATAAACAATGACGGTGGTCTTCTTTTCTTTACAGCCATTATCACATTTATACTAAGCGCAATACTATTATGGATAAAAAGAAAAGATGTTTCCTTCTTTTAA
- a CDS encoding AraC family transcriptional regulator, with amino-acid sequence MIKQFNEFSTNAIFKIANEELLQTYSLSEQIGLFTFIWATDTPIEIEIDGVATTLKKNSIAVLTPTIFFRFIGGQNAIVYQFNREFYCIKDHDEEVSCMGILFYGNATSPIIELSKEEHHKLQLLHQVFLDELDTVDNIQAEMLRILMARFIITTTRLIKQQSNFKHMFDGQLNMIREFNVLVNSHFRKEHSVSFYAKKLFKSPKTLSNTFAKYKKSPLQIIHDRIILEAKRLLIYSDKPTKEIAYEIGFDDPSHLSRMFKKRTSLSPSEFRKNFNKDKKRIPNEQIDTFVDYLEKN; translated from the coding sequence ATGATTAAGCAATTCAATGAATTTTCTACAAATGCTATTTTCAAAATAGCAAATGAAGAATTATTACAAACATACAGCCTATCCGAGCAGATAGGACTCTTCACTTTTATTTGGGCAACTGACACTCCTATTGAAATAGAAATAGATGGAGTTGCCACCACACTCAAAAAAAATAGTATTGCAGTTTTGACTCCTACTATTTTTTTTAGGTTTATAGGAGGTCAAAATGCTATTGTATATCAATTCAACAGAGAGTTTTATTGTATTAAAGATCATGATGAAGAGGTTAGCTGTATGGGGATTCTTTTCTATGGAAATGCGACCAGTCCCATTATAGAATTATCTAAAGAAGAACATCATAAATTACAATTATTACATCAGGTATTTCTTGACGAGCTTGATACTGTTGACAACATACAAGCTGAAATGCTCCGTATTCTTATGGCTCGTTTTATCATTACAACTACCAGACTTATAAAGCAACAAAGTAATTTTAAACATATGTTTGACGGACAATTAAATATGATCCGTGAATTTAATGTTCTGGTTAACTCTCATTTCAGAAAGGAACATTCTGTCTCTTTTTATGCAAAAAAGCTATTCAAATCTCCTAAAACACTTTCGAATACATTTGCTAAATACAAAAAGAGTCCTTTGCAGATCATTCATGACCGCATCATACTAGAAGCCAAAAGATTACTCATTTACTCTGACAAACCCACTAAAGAGATCGCTTATGAAATTGGGTTTGATGATCCTTCTCACCTAAGTAGAATGTTTAAAAAGAGAACTTCTCTTTCTCCTTCAGAATTCAGAAAAAATTTCAACAAAGACAAAAAGAGAATACCTAATGAACAAATTGACACTTTTGTCGATTATTTGGAAAAGAATTAA
- a CDS encoding NAD(P)/FAD-dependent oxidoreductase, producing the protein MQAKNIAIVGSGLVGSLLAIYLRKRNHSVTVFDRRPDIRKVEFSGRSINLAMSVRGWKALEKVAIADEIKKIAIPMHKRAMHVNGKPEYHQYYGDEGEAIYSISRGVLNREMITLAEKAGVVFRFEEKVWDVNLPEAKIYTGETEKGAWKEYQYDMIFGCDGAFSRVRHKMQRRSRFDYSQDFLDAGYKELEIPANPDGTHRLDKNSLHIWPRGKFMLIALPNLDGSFTCTLFMPHEGENSFETLTDDQKVLNFWKKNFPDAIPLMPTLLEDFNKNPTSALVTMRCYPWTYWDKIALVGDSAHAIVPFYGQGMNAGFEDISVLDDIISKAENDDWQAIFETYQESRKKNTDAIAELSYRNFMEMSSKTADPDFLLRKQIEKHFSDKYPDKWEPLYSNVTFSHMPYAKALELGDIQSEIMDEIMKEANIKNRWDTVEIEHKILELLAERG; encoded by the coding sequence ATGCAAGCAAAAAATATCGCCATTGTTGGTAGTGGATTAGTAGGATCCTTATTAGCAATATATCTAAGAAAAAGAAATCATTCAGTTACTGTATTTGATAGGCGTCCTGATATTAGAAAAGTGGAATTTAGTGGACGTTCCATTAATTTGGCAATGTCAGTTAGAGGATGGAAAGCGTTAGAAAAGGTAGCTATTGCAGATGAAATAAAAAAGATTGCGATCCCAATGCATAAGAGAGCTATGCATGTCAATGGCAAACCTGAGTATCATCAATATTATGGAGATGAAGGGGAGGCTATTTACTCTATTTCTAGAGGGGTGCTTAATCGGGAAATGATTACGTTAGCAGAGAAAGCTGGAGTTGTTTTTAGATTTGAAGAAAAAGTCTGGGATGTCAATCTTCCAGAGGCAAAAATATATACAGGAGAAACAGAAAAAGGGGCCTGGAAAGAATATCAATATGATATGATTTTTGGATGTGATGGTGCCTTCTCCAGAGTACGTCATAAGATGCAAAGGAGATCAAGATTTGATTATTCTCAGGATTTTTTAGATGCGGGATATAAAGAATTAGAAATTCCGGCAAATCCAGATGGAACGCATCGATTGGATAAAAATTCATTGCATATATGGCCTAGAGGAAAATTTATGTTGATTGCATTACCTAATTTAGATGGAAGTTTTACATGTACATTGTTTATGCCTCATGAAGGAGAAAACTCCTTTGAAACATTGACAGATGATCAGAAGGTACTGAATTTTTGGAAAAAGAATTTCCCAGATGCAATTCCTTTAATGCCGACTTTGCTAGAAGATTTTAATAAAAATCCTACCAGTGCTTTGGTAACGATGAGATGCTATCCTTGGACTTATTGGGATAAAATTGCTCTGGTAGGGGATTCAGCACATGCGATCGTACCATTTTATGGACAGGGAATGAATGCAGGTTTTGAAGATATTTCTGTATTGGACGATATTATTTCCAAAGCAGAAAATGATGATTGGCAAGCTATTTTTGAAACCTATCAGGAGTCAAGAAAAAAGAATACAGATGCTATTGCAGAGTTGTCTTATAGAAACTTTATGGAAATGAGTAGTAAGACCGCAGATCCTGATTTCTTGCTTAGAAAACAAATAGAAAAACATTTCTCGGATAAATATCCAGATAAGTGGGAACCCTTATATTCTAATGTTACATTTAGTCATATGCCTTATGCAAAAGCATTAGAACTCGGAGATATTCAGTCTGAGATTATGGATGAAATCATGAAAGAAGCGAATATAAAGAACCGTTGGGATACAGTTGAGATAGAGCACAAAATTTTAGAGCTTCTAGCAGAAAGAGGTTAA
- a CDS encoding aldehyde dehydrogenase family protein: MPYQNIIDSQRQFFNTNATKDISFRIQQLKILKNAIKTNESLLYKAIYKDFKKSDYETYVTELAIIYHDIDLALIKIKKWARKKRVSTGLTNLPGRSYILPEPKGVALVIGAWNYPYQLSLSPVVAAISAGCTIVLKPSEIAANASAALAKIITQSFPPSYFKVIEGGVRNTTELLKVKFDTIFFTGSTKVGKIIYEAAAKQLTPVILELGGKSPAIVTAGVDIDMTAKRIVWAKFLNAGQTCIAPDYILVEKKMEAALLAALKKHIEKASYSIDNKNYTQIINENNLDRLITMIDQSKIYLGGKFDKENRIIEPTIMSNVSFDDLVMQEEIFGPILPVISYEKLTPVLDKIKTMDKPLSCYIFTKNKNMRQQVLREISFGGGAINDALVHFIEDNLPFGGVGSSGIGSYHGEYGFKAFSHYKSVLHKTFLFELNLKYAPYTSQKLAWIKKLIG; the protein is encoded by the coding sequence ATGCCATATCAAAATATTATAGATTCGCAACGTCAATTTTTCAATACGAATGCTACAAAAGATATTTCTTTTAGAATACAGCAATTAAAAATATTGAAAAATGCGATTAAGACAAACGAATCTTTACTTTATAAAGCCATTTATAAAGATTTTAAAAAATCTGATTACGAAACTTACGTAACCGAATTGGCTATTATCTATCACGATATTGATCTGGCATTGATAAAAATAAAGAAATGGGCCAGAAAGAAACGTGTCTCTACAGGGTTAACAAATCTTCCCGGAAGAAGTTACATTCTTCCTGAACCGAAGGGAGTAGCATTGGTTATTGGTGCATGGAATTATCCTTATCAATTATCCTTATCCCCTGTTGTTGCAGCAATATCTGCTGGTTGCACCATCGTATTAAAACCTAGTGAAATTGCAGCCAATGCATCTGCTGCATTGGCAAAAATAATCACTCAAAGCTTTCCTCCTTCTTATTTTAAAGTAATAGAAGGAGGCGTACGAAACACTACTGAACTGCTTAAGGTCAAATTCGATACTATCTTTTTTACAGGGAGTACCAAAGTTGGGAAAATTATTTATGAAGCTGCTGCAAAACAATTAACCCCTGTTATTTTGGAACTCGGAGGAAAAAGTCCCGCAATTGTCACTGCCGGAGTTGATATTGATATGACCGCAAAACGTATTGTATGGGCTAAATTCCTAAATGCAGGACAGACCTGTATTGCCCCCGATTATATCCTGGTAGAGAAAAAAATGGAAGCTGCCCTACTGGCTGCTTTAAAAAAACATATTGAGAAAGCTTCCTACAGTATCGATAACAAAAATTATACTCAGATTATCAACGAAAATAATCTGGATCGTCTGATTACCATGATCGACCAATCAAAAATATATCTGGGAGGAAAATTTGATAAAGAAAATAGAATTATAGAACCTACAATCATGAGCAATGTTTCTTTTGATGATCTCGTCATGCAAGAAGAAATTTTCGGTCCTATTTTACCTGTGATTTCTTATGAAAAATTAACTCCTGTACTAGACAAAATAAAAACAATGGATAAACCTTTGTCTTGTTATATTTTTACCAAAAACAAAAACATGCGACAGCAAGTTCTTCGTGAAATATCATTTGGCGGAGGTGCTATCAACGATGCTTTGGTTCATTTTATAGAAGACAATCTTCCTTTTGGCGGAGTCGGAAGTAGTGGTATCGGAAGCTATCACGGCGAATATGGATTTAAAGCATTTTCTCATTATAAAAGTGTCTTACACAAGACATTCCTTTTCGAACTAAACCTAAAATATGCTCCTTACACTTCTCAAAAACTAGCCTGGATCAAAAAGCTTATCGGTTAA
- a CDS encoding sterol desaturase family protein: MDFTNPLVYGVPCFLGLILVELTYSKTHGDKNLYEWKDLASSLTMGIGSAIIAPLIKTISAIVIFNYVYEVFNPLVDGVRTNIMGWESFSYAWYVWIICQLLDDFTYYWFHRQNHMVRFLWAAHIVHHSSDNFNLGTAVRNGWFTILYKPLFYMWIPAIGFPPEMLVVCLGIEALWQFQLHSVYIPKLGFIDKIFNTHTMHQVHHAKNIEYMDKNHGGFLNIFDKIFGTWKELDDTIEVQYGVTHPPNSYNPWVILTHEYKDIWNDTKKSKNWYHKFMYIFGPPGWSHDGSTLTVKQMQKQLALEKKQNTEISMPQTT, from the coding sequence ATGGATTTTACGAACCCCCTCGTATATGGTGTTCCTTGTTTTTTGGGACTCATTCTAGTTGAGCTTACCTACAGCAAAACTCATGGAGATAAAAACCTATATGAATGGAAAGACTTGGCTTCTAGCTTGACTATGGGAATAGGCTCTGCTATTATTGCTCCTTTAATCAAAACGATTTCTGCTATTGTAATATTTAATTATGTTTATGAGGTTTTCAATCCTCTGGTAGATGGAGTACGAACAAATATAATGGGATGGGAATCTTTTAGCTATGCCTGGTATGTTTGGATCATATGCCAGTTACTGGATGATTTTACCTATTATTGGTTTCACCGTCAGAATCACATGGTTCGGTTCCTATGGGCTGCACATATTGTACATCACTCTTCTGATAACTTTAACTTGGGAACAGCAGTACGCAATGGGTGGTTTACCATCTTATACAAACCTTTATTCTACATGTGGATTCCTGCCATTGGATTCCCCCCGGAAATGCTTGTGGTATGTTTAGGTATAGAAGCCTTATGGCAATTCCAACTTCACTCTGTCTATATCCCTAAACTAGGATTTATCGATAAAATATTTAACACCCACACTATGCATCAGGTACACCATGCCAAAAACATAGAGTATATGGATAAGAATCACGGAGGGTTTCTCAATATATTTGACAAAATATTTGGCACCTGGAAAGAATTAGATGACACCATTGAAGTACAATACGGTGTTACACACCCACCAAACTCATATAACCCATGGGTAATTCTCACACATGAGTATAAAGATATTTGGAATGACACTAAAAAGTCTAAAAATTGGTATCATAAATTTATGTATATTTTTGGTCCTCCAGGATGGAGTCATGATGGAAGTACACTAACGGTAAAACAAATGCAAAAACAATTAGCCCTGGAGAAGAAACAGAACACAGAAATAAGCATGCCTCAAACTACCTAA